A genomic region of Zygotorulaspora mrakii chromosome 7, complete sequence contains the following coding sequences:
- the SHS1 gene encoding septin SHS1 (similar to Saccharomyces cerevisiae SHS1 (YDL225W); ancestral locus Anc_2.51): MDSPSQPPANLFRRKKENKRGITYTMLLCGPSGTGKTTFANNLLESNLFPHRYGHLDNYEISPRIRVSSPTKVVSFNSKNGIPSYMSGFDAARAELEPGITITSTSVEIGRDPTDVSDEEEENILFNLINTHGIGENLDDSLCFDEITLYLEQQFDIVLAEETRIRRNPRFEDTRVHVALYFVEPTGHGLRELDVQLMKKISRYTNVLPIISRADSFTKEELSIFRKTINEDIQRFHIPVFKFEADPDEDDLETIEENQSLSNIQPFAVVCSDLKDKNGNYIRKYTWGDILINDPNISDLNILKNVLFGSHLQEFKDTTQNLLYENYRAEKLSSVSDSRNASQDLHGSNESEESDKRHSAAPSLSNFASLVNTGHFKSSQSLALSSDLPATPELNSNKTETEDSPIRQISRSIKNENEEIIRSIKQESPRIQSNSNPDRTKLRSISETVPYVLRHERIIARQQKLEKLEAQSAKELQIRIAELEKKAHDLKLKEKLLRQRHLDQSSSSLASNTTVSRPQSQIKKEDTYTDLASIASNKNKV; this comes from the coding sequence ATGGACTCACCTTCACAGCCTCCGGCAAATCTGTTCCGCAGGAAGAAGGAAAATAAGCGGGGGATCACATATACCATGCTGCTATGTGGTCCATCGGGCACTGGCAAGACCACCTTTGCCAATAACCTGTTAGAATCCAATTTGTTCCCGCATAGGTATGGCCACCTCGACAACTATGAGATTTCGCCAAGAATAAGAGTGTCATCGCCAACAAAAGTTGTTTCGTTCAACTCAAAGAATGGGATACCTTCTTATATGTCTGGTTTTGATGCTGCGCGCGCTGAGTTGGAGCCAGGCATTACCATTACTTCGACATCTGTGGAAATAGGGCGTGATCCAACAGATGTCTCTGACGAAGAGGAGGAGAATATTCTCTTTAATCTTATCAATACACACGGAATTGGTGAAAATTTAGACGATTCGTTATGTTTCGATGAAATTACGTTGTATCTGGAGCAGCAATTCGATATTGTTCTAGCTGAAGAAACCCGTATAAGAAGAAACCCAAGATTCGAAGACACCAGAGTTCACGTTGCATTGTACTTTGTCGAACCAACAGGACACGGGTTGAGAGAGTTGGAtgttcaattgatgaaaaaaatctctCGTTATACCAATGTTTTACCAATTATCTCCAGAGCGGATTCATTTACTAAGGAAGAACTGAGCATTTTTAGGAAAACCATAAATGAAGATATCCAAAGATTTCATATACCTGTATTCAAATTCGAAGCGGACcctgatgaagatgatttagAGACTATCGAAGAAAACCAGTCATTATCGAATATACAACCTTTCGCAGTTGTTTGTTCGGATTTGAAGGATAAAAATGGTAACTACATAAGAAAATATACCTGGGGtgatattttgatcaatgaTCCAAACATTTCAGATTTGAATATTCTCAAAAACGTTTTATTTGGTTCTCATTTACAAGAGTTCAAGGATACAACGCAGAATTTGTTGTATGAGAATTACCgtgctgaaaaattatcatcCGTGTCTGATTCGAGAAACGCTTCGCAAGATTTACATGGATCGAATGAGAGTGAAGAAAGTGACAAGAGACATTCTGCTGCCCCAAGTTTGAGTAATTTTGCCTCACTAGTTAATACTGGacatttcaaatcttcacAATCATTAGCTTTATCATCTGATCTACCAGCCACACCAGAATTAAATTCCAACAAAACTGAGACCGAAGATTCTCCTATAAGGCAGATTTCACGATCAATCAAGAATGAGAATGAAGAGATCATTAGGTCAATCAAACAAGAATCACCAAGGATTCAATCTAATAGTAATCCTGATAGAACCAAATTAAGAAGTATATCAGAAACTGTTCCTTACGTATTGAGACACGAACGTATTATTGCAAGGCAACAAAAACTGGAGAAACTAGAGGCACAATCTGCAAAAGAATTGCAAATACGTATTGCAgaacttgaaaagaaagcacatgacttgaaattgaaggaaaagCTTCTACGCCAAAGGCATCTTGATcaatcatcttcatctttggCTTCCAACACAACCGTATCACGTCCGCAAAGTcaaataaagaaagaagaTACGTACACTGATTTGGCATCGATTGCATCAAACAAGAATAAAGTATGA
- a CDS encoding RNA-binding protein (similar to Saccharomyces cerevisiae WHI4 (YDL224C) and WHI3 (YNL197C); ancestral locus Anc_2.52): MLVLQDNVPMDNSGFFVQGTFGSNPESTPIGSSNSISPSHRNVLTLNHHSNSESNIQRSYPGPVHHAQTHTSQIHSSTSSNNSIHSNNSNNNSSDNNNNSNSNSSSNINGIRNERNSPLHLASMLNNMSMGGAVHANIPQQSQSSQESQQTLQSMNPSSYLLKLKNVPSDITIRESHAIFSLANGVSNIEIIKERKDSISMNQSNYELSIVAKFSSLPLVTHYASILTSKNDVVGPTYPFPFFVEIIDELANQKVPFQKQKLQYQLSSSGLPISPVNSLHHQQMSHSDELLQSPGQPQLQGQASSSQPQSQSQSQSQSQSQSQPKSQSQTQSAQSQTESRASSQNQSQLQSQSQSQSQSQSQPAQQISPVSTSGSISRPGLVQTRSRFSFSDPFSSSNDTSQQNQNQQRPTSSSQAGSTITHSRSHQDSQSTDVGKSLLLMENDDINESIWGSSAMPTSMNGFTTSPQASTPILEWGSSNRKQSSSFFLPQGGNSTVVTQPSTGQSVDVSSTVHTITGNPSNGSTISSPFSMLGPVPGNNAHPNLPSVIGGGNTSGVGGNGNHTDLNLSGTGSISIGGGSVSRKHTGVFKQNSQGPQQSQDNKQSQDQQLSPSQPNTPQKGSQIRSTVRSSQTTNGGQKSSISNSSSSTNVTGSSTISQADLSLLARVPPPANPADQNPPCNTLYVGNLPPDTTEQELRQLFSGQQGFRRLSFRNKNSNGNGHGPMCFVEFDDVSFATRALAELYGSQLPRANASNKGGIRLSFSKNPLGVRGPNNRRANSSTSVSSSASASTNTNSGFVNYSYSAGYAKP; the protein is encoded by the coding sequence ATGCTGGTTTTACAAGATAACGTGCCCATGGACAATTCAGGCTTTTTTGTTCAAGGAACATTTGGTTCTAATCCGGAGAGTACACCCATTGGATCATCAAATAGCATTTCACCCAGTCATCGAAATGTTTTGACGCTTAATCATCATTCTAATAGTGAATCAAATATACAAAGGTCATATCCTGGTCCAGTTCATCATGCTCAAACCCATACTTCACAAATTCATAGTAGCACGAGTAGTAATAATAGCATCCACAGCAACAAtagcaacaacaacagcagcgataacaacaataacagTAACAGTAATAGTAGTAGTAATATTAATGGCAtcagaaatgaaagaaactCACCTCTACACTTGGCATCAATGCTGAATAATATGTCAATGGGTGGTGCGGTACATGCAAATATACCGCAACAATCTCAATCGTCTCAGGAATCTCAGCAGACTTTACAGTCGATGAATCCGAGCTCTTATCTGCTGAAATTAAAGAATGTTCCATCTGATATTACTATTAGAGAATCACACGCCATATTTTCATTGGCTAATGGTGTTTCAAATATCGAAATAATAAAAGAACGCAAAGATTCAATCTCAATGAATCAAAGTAATTACGAATTATCCATCgttgcaaaattttcttcattacCATTGGTAACGCATTATGCATCAATATTAACATCAAAGAACGATGTTGTGGGGCCAACTTATCCATTccctttttttgttgaaataatAGACGAATTAGCTAACCAAAAGGTTCCATTCCAAAAGcaaaaacttcaatatCAACTATCCTCATCTGGTTTACCAATTTCTCCAGTTAACTCGCTTCATCATCAGCAAATGTCACACTCTGATGAACTTCTTCAATCACCTGGGCAACCTCAGTTACAAGGCCAAGCCAGTTCTTCACAGCCCCAATCACAATCACAATCACAATCACAATCACAATCACAATCTCAACCCAAGTCTCAATCCCAGACTCAATCTGCTCAATCTCAAACTGAATCACGGGCTTCCTCTCAAAATCAATCGCAACTCCAATCGCAATCGCAATCGCAATCGCAATCCCAGTCACAGCCGGCGCAGCAGATTTCTCCAGTGTCTACCTCTGGATCTATCAGTAGGCCCGGCTTAGTTCAGACACGTTCGCGGTTTTCTTTTAGTGATCCATTTTCTAGTTCAAATGATACATCGCAACAAAATCAGAATCAACAACGTCCGACGTCATCGTCACAGGCCGGTTCTACTATCACTCACAGTCGTTCGCATCAAGATTCTCAGTCAACTGACGTCGGTAAATCTTTATTGTTGATGGAAAATGACGATATAAATGAGAGCATATGGGGCTCAAGTGCAATGCCAACAAGTATGAATGGATTTACAACCAGCCCGCAAGCTTCAACCCCGATATTAGAATGGGGTTCCTCAAACAGAAAGCAAAGctcatcattttttctacCACAAGGGGGGAACTCAACTGTTGTTACTCAACCTTCAACTGGTCAAAGTGTCGATGTTTCGTCTACAGTCCATACAATTACTGGTAATCCATCTAATGGTTCAACAATATCTTCACCCTTTTCCATGCTAGGTCCGGTACCAGGCAATAACGCTCACCCTAATCTGCCTAGTGTAATTGGTGGAGGTAATACTAGTGGTGTTGGTGGTAATGGTAATCATACTGACTTGAATCTTTCCGGTACTGGTAGTATCAGCATTGGTGGTGGTTCTGTATCTAGGAAACACACTGGAGTTTTTAAACAGAATAGTCAAGGTCCACAGCAGTCGCAAGACAATAAACAATCTCAAGATCAACAGTTATCCCCATCTCAACCAAATACACCACAAAAAGGGTCTCAAATAAGATCTACTGTAAGAAGCTCTCAAACAACAAATGGTGGTCAAAAAAGTAGCatttcaaactcttcatcGTCTACAAATGTGACAGGATCCAGTACAATTTCACAGGCTGACTTGTCACTACTGGCAAGAGTTCCACCACCGGCTAATCCAGCAGACCAGAATCCACCTTGTAACACGCTATACGTAGGTAATTTACCTCCAGATACCACTGAACAAGAGTTAAGGCAGTTATTCTCAGGCCAGCAAGGTTTTAGAAGATTATCATTtagaaacaaaaacagcAATGGCAATGGCCATGGCCCGATGTGTTTTGTTGAGTTTGATGATGTTAGTTTTGCAACTAGGGCTTTGGCCGAGCTTTACGGTAGTCAATTACCACGGGCTAATGCAAGTAATAAAGGTGGAATAAGGTTAAGTTTCTCGAAGAATCCGCTTGGGGTCAGAGGCCCCAATAATAGAAGAGCCAATAGTAGCACATCTGTCAGCAGTTCAGCTAGTGCAAGTACAAACACTAATTCTGGATTTGTGAATTATAGTTACTCAGCGGGATATGCCAAACCTTAA
- the HBT1 gene encoding Hbt1p (similar to Saccharomyces cerevisiae YNL195C and HBT1 (YDL223C); ancestral locus Anc_2.54), with product MSGRNEQIREDYPVDAFAEYQEHTGGSDNGKNFGEHSTESYNKILGMGQDDYAAPLPVSHDLGPKNENPNMNPLANVGQERSESNEMRGFTKDDFTNVPGTGGTRTADRYEGKHLSHSKSGTRDSAGMTGSEHKESSDSSKPSGFAKVKDLMTKHHLMKGNSKSDKSKSESAKGRSDMEKNNVGDDDMLKNGTMGAGAQMHGNTNAPSTNPSMGMPMEMKGGDTMGYGEGKVPVTSERNAMNPPKTTVDDADITQDPIASARAQMNEMSAHEKQKKSGSSHSADWNKSKLSSSMRTAENERLRDPLSGDTGISGEGQGPHRGRELIDEGTAGAYANAVGNSPSLVDPSVPTYAHKQHSTDAGTKDERANYMMHTGGMQSGRKVSVGSNNQDVEMGGVHSSAPVTEETNMGYRYHGKDTIPRAGQMEHEHENDYSEIGEPHGHKPGMFERIKRTLSNKSDH from the coding sequence atGAGCGGTCGTAACGAACAAATAAGAGAGGATTATCCAGTAGATGCATTTGCAGAGTACCAAGAACACACTGGAGGTTCAGATAATGGCAAAAACTTCGGTGAACATAGTACTGAAAGTTACAATAAAATATTGGGCATGGGGCAAGATGATTACGCGGCACCTTTGCCAGTATCACACGATTTAGGCCCAAAGAATGAGAATCCGAACATGAACCCATTGGCTAATGTAGGCCAAGAGAGAAGTGAGAGTAATGAAATGAGAGGATTCACTAAAGATGATTTTACTAACGTTCCAGGCACCGGAGGAACAAGAACCGCTGATAGGTATGAAGGTAAGCACTTATCTCACTCAAAATCCGGCACAAGAGATAGTGCCGGAATGACAGGAAGTGAACATAAAGAATCGTCAGATTCGAGCAAACCTTCTGGTTTCGCCAAAGTGAAAGATTTGATGACCAAGCATCACCTTATGAAAGGTAATAGTAAGAGTGACAAATCAAAGAGCGAATCAGCTAAAGGTCGCAGTGAcatggaaaaaaacaatgtGGGAGATGATGatatgttgaaaaatgggacAATGGGTGCTGGCGCTCAAATGCATGGCAATACTAATGCGCCCTCAACTAACCCATCCATGGGCATGCCGATGGAGATGAAAGGTGGGGACACAATGGGATACGGAGAAGGTAAGGTTCCTGTGACAAGCGAAAGAAATGCTATGAATCCGCCAAAGACAACCGTCGATGATGCCGATATTACTCAAGATCCAATCGCGTCTGCAAGAGCTCAAATGAATGAAATGTCTGCGCAcgaaaaacaaaagaaatcagGTAGTTCACATTCAGCCGATTGGAACAAAAGCAAATTGAGTTCCTCCATGAGAACTGCAGAAAATGAGCGTTTAAGGGATCCTTTATCGGGTGACACGGGTATAAGCGGTGAAGGGCAAGGCCCTCACAGGGGTCGTGAGTTAATTGACGAAGGAACTGCAGGAGCTTACGCTAATGCTGTTGGAAATTCGCCAAGTCTTGTTGATCCATCTGTGCCAACTTATGCCCACAAACAACATAGCACTGATGCAGGTACGAAGGATGAGCGCGCAAACTACATGATGCATACTGGTGGAATGCAAAGTGGTAGAAAAGTATCAGTTGGCTCAAACAATCAAGATGTTGAAATGGGTGGTGTTCACAGCTCAGCACCTGTGACAGAGGAGACAAATATGGGATATCGTTATCATGGTAAAGACACTATTCCAAGAGCGGGCCAGATGGAGCATGAACATGAAAATGATTACTCAGAGATCGGAGAGCCTCATGGCCATAAACCTGGCATGTTTGAACGTATTAAACGTACTCTTTCAAACAAAAGTGATCATTAA
- the NNR1 gene encoding NADHX epimerase (similar to Saccharomyces cerevisiae YNL200C; ancestral locus Anc_2.49) → MSLMKVVSAKLAAEIDQELMGPQVGFTLQQLMELAGFSVAQGIYREFPPNKSSANKNVLIIAGPGNNGGDGLVCARHLKLFGYHPVVYYPKRGKKNEFYKQLVDQLNFFKVPVLPEDIGPDKWLDYAKPESTLCIVDAIFGFSFKPPMREPFESIIDQLYELQNKIPVVSVDVPSGWDVDEGPLSDMSLNPAMLVSLTVPKPASTHLKPSASHYVGGRFIPPEFAKKFKFDTFEYKSTDQVLKL, encoded by the coding sequence ATGTCTTTGATGAAGGTGGTATCTGCCAAGCTGGCAGCTGAAATTGACCAAGAATTAATGGGACCACAAGTTGGCTTCACATTGCAACAACTAATGGAGCTCGCTGGATTTAGCGTCGCTCAGGGAATATATCGTGAGTTTCCTCCCAACAAAAGCAGTGCTAACAAAAATGTGTTAATCATTGCAGGCCCAGGCAACAATGGTGGCGATGGTCTCGTATGTGCTAGACACCTAAAATTGTTTGGATATCACCCCGTCGTGTATTACCCAAAGAGAGGCAAGAAGAACGAGTTTTACAAGCAGCTCGTGGACCAGCTAAACTTTTTCAAGGTTCCAGTTCTGCCAGAAGATATCGGGCCTGATAAATGGCTGGATTACGCGAAACCAGAGTCTACGCTATGTATCGTAGATGCCATTTTTGGCTTCAGTTTCAAACCACCAATGCGTGAACCGTTCGAGAGCATTATTGACCAACTGTACGAACTTCAGAATAAAATTCCCGTTGTATCTGTTGACGTGCCATCCGGTTGGGACGTCGATGAAGGACCACTTTCCGATATGTCACTGAACCCAGCTATGTTAGTGTCCCTCACAGTCCCTAAACCAGCCAGCACACACTTGAAACCGAGTGCATCCCACTACGTCGGTGGTAGATTTATTCCGCctgaatttgcaaaaaagttcaagttTGATACTTTCGAGTACAAGTCTACCGACCAAGTGCTCAAGCTCTAA
- the PSY2 gene encoding Psy2p (similar to Saccharomyces cerevisiae PSY2 (YNL201C); ancestral locus Anc_2.48), producing the protein MQAMDARKVENGVSKVDGIDENEQRASESEVRYGISDTKPKRVKAYILENNEWKDTGTGFCVGKIEMHTEINDDTEMMRAYLIVNDEDSPAEVLLRSQLGGNIEYQRQEETLIVWKDINGRDIALSFEESVGCDTLCEFIVEVQRHVESNISLVAVKSNDNGVGSVHEIITGPVALPSRDIEQNEQTLMESLRILNENIAFEFLKNETVEFVLQTNYINLLIECFHKAESEQLLKELFLLGCIVKTLVLYNQRDILEQMVEDDKIYGIVGMLEYDTEFPTMKANHRKCLESYPPTCKEVVPIDNEDLKLIVKKCFRLSLLKDVVLVRFLDDHNFHLILDIILDLQTCIIGFLQIDSCLDKLLDLYDKKNDKEEGIINKRKDGIKLVHQCVQMSKNLDPIDKSKFYKTLVRKKLFKLLDYAFHVETDSGLRIMATDTIVTIIEHDILLIHNVQNEDYDSQQRNDEPECRKDLICGVKELNSLNDSGARMDMSLLLILSTILLTDKSPGLQEQVAQALHTLLHPDGCLSNGNENENSPIHDETDTSLSNYGLDREELGDENPNGNNGNASYFQIVDYFANFYKQVAPVIFRPLSKAGKSDEAKPIFTYDDNLLIHLVKLVSFICTEHDRRLSREFVLESGLLESVSEFIGPTHSLQLRLTAVRCLKNIMCLDDDYYHRYMISKELYRPIFLLLQENINKDNLANSCIQDFLKIISISCLVNKDEFPLENPSVAYKRTNFILLNKHVVQRYGDVLSEAHDIKFIEDMKKCYEEQITTEKNKWENGEGAAENHGLILVEETRTLRRSSHSASSDSDPEEKERHSFNHQSVRFKKVLEKINTVEPPSAILGELMRE; encoded by the coding sequence ATGCAGGCTATGGATGCTCGAAAGGTCGAAAATGGAGTTTCCAAAGTGGATGGAATAGATGAGAATGAGCAGCGTGCTTCGGAAAGTGAAGTGCGATATGGCATTAGCGATACTAAGCCCAAGCGGGTGAAAGCCTACATTCTGGAAAATAACGAGTGGAAAGATACTGGAACTGGATTCTGCGTAGGTAAAATAGAAATGCACACAGAGATTAATGATGACACGGAGATGATGCGTGCATATCTTATAGtgaatgatgaagattcGCCGGCAGAAGTTTTGTTGAGATCGCAGTTGGGAGGAAATATAGAGTACCAGAGGCAGGAAGAAACGCTTATTGTATGGAAAGATATTAACGGTCGGGATATTGCTTTGAGCTTTGAGGAGAGTGTTGGCTGCGATACCCTGTGCGAGTTTATCGTAGAAGTCCAAAGACATGTAGAATCCAATATCTCATTGGTTGCTGTCAAATCTAATGACAATGGGGTTGGATCAGTTCATGAAATCATAACTGGTCCTGTGGCATTGCCTTCAAGAGATATAGAACAAAATGAGCAAACTCTGATGGAATCGTTGAGGATActgaatgaaaatatcgCGTTTGAATTTTTAAAGAATGAAACCGTCGAATTCGTATTACAGACTAATTACatcaatcttttgatagaATGTTTTCATAAAGCTGAATCAGAGCAACTATTGAAAGAACTCTTTTTACTGGGATGTATTGTAAAAACCTTAGTTCTTTATAATCAGAGAGATATATTGGAACAGATGGTTGAAGATGACAAAATATATGGAATCGTTGGTATGTTGGAGTATGACACAGAATTTCCTACTATGAAAGCGAATCACAGAAAATGTTTGGAGTCATATCCACCAACTTGTAAAGAAGTGGTACCGATAGATAACGAAGATTTAAAATTGATAGTGAAGAAGTGTTTTCGCCTGTCCCTTTTAAAAGATGTTGTTCTTGTGCGATTTTTGGATGATCACAATTTTCATCTCATCCTCGATATCATACTAGATTTGCAAACATGTATTATTGGCTTTTTACAAATTGATTCATGTTTGGATAAATTACTTGATTtatatgataaaaaaaatgacaaagaAGAGGGAATCATCAACAAAAGGAAAGATGGGATCAAACTAGTCCATCAATGTGTTCAAATGTCCAAGAATTTAGATCCCATAgataaatcaaaattttacaaaacaTTGGttagaaaaaaattattcaagCTACTGGATTATGCATTTCATGTGGAAACTGACAGTGGCCTTAGAATCATGGCCACAGATACAATTGTAACGATTATTGAGCATGATATATTATTAATTCATAATGTGCAAAATGAGGATTATGATTCCCAGCAACGCAATGATGAACCGGAATGCAGAAAGGACCTTATTTGTGGTGTGAAAGAATTAAATTCCCTTAATGATTCTGGCGCTAGAATGGACATGTCTCTACTTCTCATCTTGTCGACCATCTTGTTGACGGATAAAAGCCCTGGTTTACAAGAACAAGTTGCTCAAGCGCTACACACATTACTTCATCCGGACGGGTGTCTTTCAAATGGCAACGAAAACGAAAATAGCCCCATACACGATGAAACTGATACCAGTTTGAGTAATTATGGCCTCGATAGAGAGGAGCTTGGCGATGAAAATCCTAATGGAAACAACGGCAATGCCTCTTATTTTCAGATTGTGGATTATTTTGCTAATTTTTATAAGCAGGTTGCTCCTGTAATTTTTAGACCTTTATCAAAGGCAGGAAAATCGGATGAAGCAAAACCAATTTTTACTTATGATGACAATTTGCTTATTCATTTGGTTAAACTCGTTTCATTTATTTGTACTGAACATGATAGGCGACTGTCCCGAGAATTTGTTTTAGAGAGCGGATTGTTAGAGTCAGTGAGCGAGTTTATCGGACCCACTCACTCTCTTCAACTAAGACTGACTGCAGTTAGATGCCTCAAGAACATTATGTGtcttgatgatgattattATCATAGGTAtatgatatcaaaagaacTCTATCGTCCAATATTCCTACTGCTAcaagaaaatatcaataaagaTAATCTAGCTAATTCATGCATTCAGgattttctcaaaatcatTTCTATAAGCTGCCTGGTTAACAAGGATGAATTTCCATTGGAAAACCCAAGTGTTGCttacaaaagaacaaattttattcttttaaACAAGCATGTGGTCCAAAGATACGGAGATGTTCTATCAGAAGCCCATGATATCAAGTTCATAGAggatatgaaaaagtgCTACGAGGAGCAAATTACAACtgagaaaaataaatgggAAAATGGCGAAGGCGCTGCTGAAAATCACGGTTTGATTCTAGTTGAAGAAACACGGACCCTCAGGAGGTCTTCACACTCAGCGTCAAGCGATAGCGATccagaagagaaagagagGCACTCATTCAATCATCAAAGCGTaagatttaaaaaagtacttgaaaaaataaataccGTTGAACCACCGTCTGCCATCTTAGGGGAGCTCATGAGAGAATAA
- the GCR2 gene encoding Gcr2p (similar to Saccharomyces cerevisiae GCR2 (YNL199C); ancestral locus Anc_2.50), with translation MSDLDFSALTHQMVTTAGIMHHQTKLDIFIIRAYKLLSSGSIINTNTLHSVTNSPQTSTNTPAGTANAASTNSAGTGGSTGIAAANGNGSINGTANGSQGIGSSNANVNISNGGCNTLNTNSTNPIQLQYTQLFGKISKLYNATISSGSIDDRSTSPKSAIELYQRFQQIIKELELSYEVSPYSRYFKRLDQGLWQIKDDSELKNDRLWEHVSMFIFSIYDPRTGQMINQGRKKANSLAASTKGSPSENGNGNGSSSNNSNNNTNNNNNNNNSSNNNNTGNGTNKRQQHQRASNSAGNPIVNPTMNNMMMDVSLPQQLQRRLQTISQDVNSRSLNGYYAQPTSPGQGGFGFGLDNDTTLYNPNGNNSTFNNNTSNSWKRRSLGSLGEDALDDDTVEELLQLTNTAKRQKTATPINFNNVNGNNLNTMNTDSSQTMNTTMNPQAVMNNVDSMNRNSTLSSFANSNTANNGMMINDTLNSNGQNLNMNANNNNTVTNADLMVKHIKGSYDTLITEKNQRINHLERELEMQRQESQWLRKMLIEDMGCIRSLLKDLRR, from the coding sequence ATGAGCGATCTTGACTTCAGCGCACTTACACACCAGATGGTAACTACAGCGGGAATAATGCATCATCAGACAAAACTTGACATTTTCATCATAAGAGCATATAAATTACTGTCTAGTGGGTCGATTATAAACACGAATACGTTGCATAGTGTTACGAACTCGCCCCAGACATCCACTAATACTCCTGCAGGAACTGCGAATGCAGCTTCGACGAACAGCGCAGGCACAGGTGGGTCAACAGGCATAGCAGCAGCAAACGGTAATGGCAGCATCAATGGTACGGCTAACGGCTCGCAAGGGATCGGAAGCTCCAATGCAAATGTGAATATCAGCAATGGAGGGTGTAATACGCTGAACACCAACTCTACCAATCCAATACAACTTCAATATACACAACTGTTTGGGAAGATTTCTAAACTATACAATGCGACTATATCGTCAGGGTCGATCGATGATAGGTCAACCTCGCCCAAGTCAGCGATAGAATTGTATCAAAGATTTCAGCAGATCATAAAAGAGCTGGAACTTAGTTATGAGGTAAGTCCATATAGTAGGTATTTCAAGAGACTAGACCAAGGACTATGGCAAATCAAAGACGACTCagaattgaagaatgaTAGACTTTGGGAGCACGTTTCAATGTTCATATTTTCCATTTATGATCCCAGGACGGGGCAGATGATTAACCAGGGAAGGAAAAAGGCTAATTCTTTAGCGGCCTCTACAAAGGGCTCACCAAGTGAGAATGGCAACGGAAATGGCAGCTCTTCAAACAACAGTAATAACAACACcaataacaacaacaacaacaataacagcagtaataataataatactGGTAACGGTACAAACAAAAGACAGCAACACCAGAGGGCAAGCAATAGTGCAGGAAATCCAATAGTTAATCCGACAATGAATAATATGATGATGGATGTGTCATTACCGCAACAGTTACAGCGTAGGCTGCAAACAATCTCACAAGATGTGAATTCACGATCTTTGAATGGATACTACGCGCAGCCAACTAGCCCTGGTCAAGGTGGATTTGGATTTGGTCTAGATAATGATACAACGCTGTACAACCCGAATGGCAATAATTCAACCTTCAATAATAATACTTCAAATTCctggaaaagaagatcaTTAGGATCTCTAGGAGAAGACGCACTGGATGATGATACAGTAGAAGAGTTGCTGCAGTTAACAAATACAGcaaaaaggcaaaaaacTGCAACTCCAattaatttcaataatGTTAATGGGAATAATTTGAACACAATGAATACAGACTCTAGTCAAACAATGAATACAACAATGAACCCACAGGCAGTGATGAATAATGTAGACAGTATGAATCGAAATAGTACTTTGAGCAGTTTTGCGAACTCAAACACTGCCAACAATGGAATGATGATTAATGACACCCTTAACTCTAATGGTCAAAATTTAAACATGAACGCGaataataacaatacaGTAACAAATGCAGATCTCATGGTAAAGCACATCAAAGGCTCTTACGATACTTTGATAACCGAAAAAAATCAGCGAATCAATCATTTGGAAAGGGAATTGGAAATGCAGAGGCAAGAGAGTCAATGGCTGAGAAAAATGCTTATTGAGGATATGGGGTGTATAAGAAGTTTATTAAAGGACCTGCGAAGATAG